A window from Argopecten irradians isolate NY chromosome 3, Ai_NY, whole genome shotgun sequence encodes these proteins:
- the LOC138317961 gene encoding uncharacterized protein C19orf47-like isoform X1 → MSMSLEKEGGVQRDWNSPWPIIGDPAETSYWLKFFKDAGIPAGDAANYAVTFTDNRIQRDMLQDLTKDYLNCMGITILGDVINILKHAKTVHIQEAREKTLRASQPTPSPRRSTAASRIVDHYLGKDPDAVPMNLQVVHVPKISKELSARLGTPPGSARSSPTPSTSKISKIKLNPKKLEEVVPVPKSRRVFPEHEGKYKITMPSGTTAKTQKILKEKSAGSSPKETSVFRRLGAESKGRSTTLTEHGGMIIKSSNAESSVFSRLGGKKAVKRAAESTSIDSDDDDDEEPLGYAGVLKSTPSPVKRNKVVLTKTTVSPKKKVPAAAVKSEGIFGGLAVRSLQDRLGKKVGVTCAVSSTTSEEGDGPIRINTGIQKRLGTPKVTSSTKTVSKVTQLKVTTGEKKGSGVFSRLGKKAST, encoded by the exons ATGTCTATGAGTTTggaaaaggagggaggagtgcaGAGGGATTGGAATAGCCCATGGCCAATCATTGGTGACCCTGCAG AGACATCCTACTGGCTGAAATTCTTCAAGGATGCCGGTATACCAGCTGGGGATGCTGCCAACTATGCTGTTACTTTTACTGACAACAGGATTCAACGGGACATGCTGCAGGACCTGACAAAGGACTACCTCAACTGTATGGGCATTACTATCCTTGGTGATGTTATCAACATCCTCAAACATGCCAAGACTGTACACATACAG GAAGCAAGGGAGAAAACATTAAGAGCTTCGCAGCCTACTCCATCGCCAAGGAGATCAACAG CTGCTAGTCGGATTGTGGATCATTACCTTGGTAAAGACCCAGATGCTGTTCCCATGAATCTCCAAGTAGTGCATGTACCAAAGATATCCAAGGAGTTATCGGCGAGGCTAGGGACACCTCCAGGGTCAGCAA GATCTTCTCCAACTCCATCCACAAGTAagataagtaaaataaaattgaaccCTAAAAAACTTGAAGAAGTTGTACCTGTTCCAAAATCTCGGCGAGTATTTCCAGAGCATGAAGGAAAGTACAAGATCACAATGCCTTCAGGGACGACAGCAAAGACACAAAAGATTCTCAAAGAAAAGTCTGCAG GATCGAGTCCCAAGGAAACGTCTGTGTTTAGGAGACTGGGGGCAGAAAGTAAAGGCAGATCCACGACACTCACTGAGCATGGAGGGATGATCATCAAGTCCTCAAATGCTGAG TCATCAGTGTTCAGTCGACTAGGGGGTAAGAAGGCAGTGAAGAGAGCGGCTGAGTCTACATCTATAGATTccgatgacgatgatgatgaagaaCCTCTTGGATACGCTGGTGTCCTCAAATCTACTCCATCTCCGGTCAAACGGAACAAAGTGGTCCTCACTAAAACTACTGTCTCACCCAAGAAAAAAG TGCCTGCTGCTGCTGTAAAATCTGAGGGAATCTTTGGTGGGCTAGCAGTAAGGAGTCTACAAGACAGATTAGGGAAGAAGGTCGGCGTAACATGTGCTGTGTCGAGTACAACATCAGAAGAAGGGGATGGTCCAATCAGAAttaatacag GGATTCAGAAACGTCTGGGTACTCCCAAGGTCACCTCAAGTACAAAGACCGTGTCCAAGGTCACCCAACTCAAGGTCACCACAGGAGAAAAGAAAGGATCTGGTGTGTTCAGTCGACTTGGGAAGAAAGCCAGCACATGA
- the LOC138317961 gene encoding uncharacterized protein C19orf47-like isoform X3 has protein sequence MAFPETSYWLKFFKDAGIPAGDAANYAVTFTDNRIQRDMLQDLTKDYLNCMGITILGDVINILKHAKTVHIQEAREKTLRASQPTPSPRRSTAASRIVDHYLGKDPDAVPMNLQVVHVPKISKELSARLGTPPGSARSSPTPSTSKISKIKLNPKKLEEVVPVPKSRRVFPEHEGKYKITMPSGTTAKTQKILKEKSAGSSPKETSVFRRLGAESKGRSTTLTEHGGMIIKSSNAESSVFSRLGGKKAVKRAAESTSIDSDDDDDEEPLGYAGVLKSTPSPVKRNKVVLTKTTVSPKKKVPAAAVKSEGIFGGLAVRSLQDRLGKKVGVTCAVSSTTSEEGDGPIRINTGIQKRLGTPKVTSSTKTVSKVTQLKVTTGEKKGSGVFSRLGKKAST, from the exons AGACATCCTACTGGCTGAAATTCTTCAAGGATGCCGGTATACCAGCTGGGGATGCTGCCAACTATGCTGTTACTTTTACTGACAACAGGATTCAACGGGACATGCTGCAGGACCTGACAAAGGACTACCTCAACTGTATGGGCATTACTATCCTTGGTGATGTTATCAACATCCTCAAACATGCCAAGACTGTACACATACAG GAAGCAAGGGAGAAAACATTAAGAGCTTCGCAGCCTACTCCATCGCCAAGGAGATCAACAG CTGCTAGTCGGATTGTGGATCATTACCTTGGTAAAGACCCAGATGCTGTTCCCATGAATCTCCAAGTAGTGCATGTACCAAAGATATCCAAGGAGTTATCGGCGAGGCTAGGGACACCTCCAGGGTCAGCAA GATCTTCTCCAACTCCATCCACAAGTAagataagtaaaataaaattgaaccCTAAAAAACTTGAAGAAGTTGTACCTGTTCCAAAATCTCGGCGAGTATTTCCAGAGCATGAAGGAAAGTACAAGATCACAATGCCTTCAGGGACGACAGCAAAGACACAAAAGATTCTCAAAGAAAAGTCTGCAG GATCGAGTCCCAAGGAAACGTCTGTGTTTAGGAGACTGGGGGCAGAAAGTAAAGGCAGATCCACGACACTCACTGAGCATGGAGGGATGATCATCAAGTCCTCAAATGCTGAG TCATCAGTGTTCAGTCGACTAGGGGGTAAGAAGGCAGTGAAGAGAGCGGCTGAGTCTACATCTATAGATTccgatgacgatgatgatgaagaaCCTCTTGGATACGCTGGTGTCCTCAAATCTACTCCATCTCCGGTCAAACGGAACAAAGTGGTCCTCACTAAAACTACTGTCTCACCCAAGAAAAAAG TGCCTGCTGCTGCTGTAAAATCTGAGGGAATCTTTGGTGGGCTAGCAGTAAGGAGTCTACAAGACAGATTAGGGAAGAAGGTCGGCGTAACATGTGCTGTGTCGAGTACAACATCAGAAGAAGGGGATGGTCCAATCAGAAttaatacag GGATTCAGAAACGTCTGGGTACTCCCAAGGTCACCTCAAGTACAAAGACCGTGTCCAAGGTCACCCAACTCAAGGTCACCACAGGAGAAAAGAAAGGATCTGGTGTGTTCAGTCGACTTGGGAAGAAAGCCAGCACATGA
- the LOC138317961 gene encoding uncharacterized protein C19orf47-like isoform X4: protein MLQDLTKDYLNCMGITILGDVINILKHAKTVHIQEAREKTLRASQPTPSPRRSTAASRIVDHYLGKDPDAVPMNLQVVHVPKISKELSARLGTPPGSARSSPTPSTSKISKIKLNPKKLEEVVPVPKSRRVFPEHEGKYKITMPSGTTAKTQKILKEKSAGSSPKETSVFRRLGAESKGRSTTLTEHGGMIIKSSNAESSVFSRLGGKKAVKRAAESTSIDSDDDDDEEPLGYAGVLKSTPSPVKRNKVVLTKTTVSPKKKVPAAAVKSEGIFGGLAVRSLQDRLGKKVGVTCAVSSTTSEEGDGPIRINTGIQKRLGTPKVTSSTKTVSKVTQLKVTTGEKKGSGVFSRLGKKAST from the exons ATGCTGCAGGACCTGACAAAGGACTACCTCAACTGTATGGGCATTACTATCCTTGGTGATGTTATCAACATCCTCAAACATGCCAAGACTGTACACATACAG GAAGCAAGGGAGAAAACATTAAGAGCTTCGCAGCCTACTCCATCGCCAAGGAGATCAACAG CTGCTAGTCGGATTGTGGATCATTACCTTGGTAAAGACCCAGATGCTGTTCCCATGAATCTCCAAGTAGTGCATGTACCAAAGATATCCAAGGAGTTATCGGCGAGGCTAGGGACACCTCCAGGGTCAGCAA GATCTTCTCCAACTCCATCCACAAGTAagataagtaaaataaaattgaaccCTAAAAAACTTGAAGAAGTTGTACCTGTTCCAAAATCTCGGCGAGTATTTCCAGAGCATGAAGGAAAGTACAAGATCACAATGCCTTCAGGGACGACAGCAAAGACACAAAAGATTCTCAAAGAAAAGTCTGCAG GATCGAGTCCCAAGGAAACGTCTGTGTTTAGGAGACTGGGGGCAGAAAGTAAAGGCAGATCCACGACACTCACTGAGCATGGAGGGATGATCATCAAGTCCTCAAATGCTGAG TCATCAGTGTTCAGTCGACTAGGGGGTAAGAAGGCAGTGAAGAGAGCGGCTGAGTCTACATCTATAGATTccgatgacgatgatgatgaagaaCCTCTTGGATACGCTGGTGTCCTCAAATCTACTCCATCTCCGGTCAAACGGAACAAAGTGGTCCTCACTAAAACTACTGTCTCACCCAAGAAAAAAG TGCCTGCTGCTGCTGTAAAATCTGAGGGAATCTTTGGTGGGCTAGCAGTAAGGAGTCTACAAGACAGATTAGGGAAGAAGGTCGGCGTAACATGTGCTGTGTCGAGTACAACATCAGAAGAAGGGGATGGTCCAATCAGAAttaatacag GGATTCAGAAACGTCTGGGTACTCCCAAGGTCACCTCAAGTACAAAGACCGTGTCCAAGGTCACCCAACTCAAGGTCACCACAGGAGAAAAGAAAGGATCTGGTGTGTTCAGTCGACTTGGGAAGAAAGCCAGCACATGA
- the LOC138317964 gene encoding synaptojanin-2-binding protein-like — translation MDLPINEINLTRGSAGLGFNIRGGVDAPHIQGDCGIFVTKIREDGSAFKDGQLKEGDKVLEVNGVDLSQVTHQEAVTCFVNAGEDVRMKIQSGAEAVITKRLEDSMAKQSTTSTPDEKGSGGSWKLMLTLLTLGLAGAGAFVYLRKRFR, via the exons ATGGATCTTCCAATCAACGAGATCAATCTTACAAGAGGATCTGCTG GTCTTGGTTTCAATATCCGAGGCGGGGTAGATGCTCCACATATTCAAGGTGACTGTGGAATCTTTGTCACAAAGATTAGAGAGGATGGGTCAGCATTCAAAGATGGACAATTAAAGGAAGGAGACAAAGTATTAGAG GTTAATGGTGTAGATTTGTCCCAAGTCACACATCAGGAGGCCGTAACTTGTTTCGTTAATGCAGGAGAGGATGTTCGGATGAAGATTCAATCGGGAGCAGAAGCTGTAATTACG AAAAGATTAGAAGACTCAATGGCAAAGCAGAGCACTACAAGTACACCAGATGAGAAGGGTTCTGGGGGTTCCTGGAAATTGATGCTGACTCTCCTTACTCTTGGTTTAGCTGGCGCTGGCGCCTTTGTTTATTTGAGGAAAAGGTTTCGATGA